A genomic stretch from Elusimicrobiota bacterium includes:
- a CDS encoding ParB/RepB/Spo0J family partition protein, translated as MVHKALGRGLEALLKPAPGNTGPATEGLVAKISIDKIRPNRYQPRVRFTVESLQELADSIQIHGLAQPLLVAPSAVPGEFELVAGERRLRASRMAGLVDVPCVIRVVTERERHELSLVENLQREDLNPVEEAESVRRLMDEAGLTQEEVARRLGKSRSAVANKLRLLDLSQMLRNALIEDLLSEGHARALLGISNRAQQEELGKRVVQEKLTVREVESLVAAWTHGSPEEPLKVPPKKNPDVRHIEEDLQRLLGRRVVINSRGKTKGWLRLDFYSIDDLDVIVQQLKTLRPHK; from the coding sequence ATGGTGCACAAAGCGTTGGGACGCGGGCTGGAAGCTCTGTTAAAACCGGCCCCTGGCAACACGGGTCCGGCGACGGAAGGATTGGTCGCCAAAATTTCAATCGATAAAATTCGGCCGAATCGATATCAGCCTCGCGTTCGTTTTACGGTGGAATCTCTGCAGGAATTGGCCGACTCCATTCAAATTCATGGACTGGCCCAGCCTCTTCTGGTGGCTCCCTCGGCGGTTCCGGGAGAATTCGAATTGGTGGCTGGGGAAAGGCGTTTGCGTGCGTCGCGTATGGCCGGATTGGTGGATGTCCCCTGCGTGATTCGAGTGGTTACGGAACGAGAGCGACACGAACTTTCGTTGGTGGAAAACCTTCAGCGGGAAGATCTCAATCCGGTTGAAGAAGCCGAATCTGTTCGCCGTCTGATGGACGAAGCGGGGTTGACCCAAGAAGAGGTGGCACGTCGGTTGGGGAAAAGCCGGTCAGCGGTGGCGAACAAACTTCGCTTATTGGATCTTTCCCAAATGCTTCGGAACGCGCTGATCGAGGACCTCCTTTCCGAAGGTCACGCCCGGGCGTTGTTGGGGATTTCCAATCGAGCCCAACAGGAAGAGCTGGGCAAGCGGGTGGTGCAAGAAAAGTTGACGGTGAGGGAAGTGGAATCCCTTGTGGCGGCCTGGACCCACGGATCCCCGGAAGAACCTTTGAAGGTCCCACCCAAAAAGAACCCCGATGTTCGCCATATCGAGGAAGACTTGCAACGCCTTCTGGGGCGGCGCGTGGTCATCAACTCCCGGGGAAAAACTAAGGGTTGGTTGAGACTCGATTTCTACTCGATCGATGATTTGGATGTCATCGTTCAACAACTTAAAACTCTCCGTCCACATAAATGA
- a CDS encoding ParA family protein, translated as MARVISIANQKGGVGKTTTAINLAASLAHLGQETLLIDMDAQANLTSGLGLQRGVVDKHILHVLLEGTPMEDILKESGVEWLDVAPSHMDLYGSELELVNMEDRECRLQAALKKFHKVYKYIFIDCPPALNLLTINALVASDAVLIPMPCEYYALEGLSMLVNTIDRVRAGLNPRLELEGVLVTMFDGRATLTQQVYAEIKKFFGTKLYGTVIPRNVRLAEAPSHGMPALVYDRHSSGAGAYLTLAREFLERRGELPHLPKTEPQVVAS; from the coding sequence ATGGCGCGGGTTATTTCTATCGCGAACCAAAAGGGCGGTGTGGGGAAAACCACCACGGCCATCAATCTGGCCGCGTCTTTGGCCCATTTGGGGCAGGAAACTCTATTAATTGATATGGATGCCCAGGCCAACCTGACCTCGGGCCTTGGTCTTCAGCGGGGCGTTGTGGACAAGCATATTCTCCATGTCCTTCTTGAAGGGACTCCCATGGAGGATATTTTAAAAGAGAGCGGGGTGGAATGGTTGGATGTGGCACCGTCCCACATGGATCTCTACGGCTCCGAACTGGAACTGGTGAACATGGAAGATCGAGAATGTCGTTTGCAAGCGGCCCTCAAAAAATTTCACAAGGTGTACAAATACATTTTTATTGATTGTCCCCCGGCGTTAAACCTTCTCACCATCAACGCGCTGGTGGCTTCGGACGCTGTTTTGATTCCCATGCCTTGTGAATACTACGCTTTGGAAGGCCTCTCCATGCTTGTGAACACCATCGATCGGGTTCGCGCGGGCTTGAATCCCCGGTTGGAATTGGAGGGGGTTTTGGTGACGATGTTTGATGGCCGGGCGACTCTTACCCAGCAGGTTTACGCCGAGATCAAAAAGTTTTTTGGCACCAAACTTTACGGGACGGTGATCCCACGCAACGTGCGCTTGGCCGAGGCGCCCAGCCATGGGATGCCGGCGCTCGTGTATGATCGCCATTCGTCGGGAGCCGGGGCCTACCTGACCCTCGCGCGGGAGTTTTTAGAACGTCGTGGGGAATTGCCCCATCTGCCCAAGACGGAACCTCAGGTGGTTGCTTCTTAA
- a CDS encoding energy transducer TonB, translating into MGNRRQAPPFRLGIEISLLVHGVLFWALVHRTGGMDFNLSWAKPDLIEVDLTRPYRLTSDPRKAFKSPNPGTGAPRVEKPTPGPFKAGGGVAMKGTDWTLPTPATKILEQPTDFGNPLSKSTAPSTGTGTVEGESQGLGGLGTGGEGEVDWVYLTEHPRLLNRAELVKNIRRFYPEAEWRAGREGRVVAHIHLNKNGGVSGVDIGTSAGVLFDEAAKKVLSLAAFSPARAGDRAVAVKISLPIDFQLEE; encoded by the coding sequence GTGGGAAACAGACGTCAGGCACCGCCTTTTCGGTTAGGAATAGAAATTTCCCTTCTGGTTCACGGGGTCCTGTTTTGGGCGCTCGTTCATCGAACCGGGGGCATGGATTTTAACCTTTCTTGGGCCAAACCCGACCTGATTGAAGTGGACCTCACGCGGCCCTATCGACTGACGTCGGATCCGCGCAAGGCGTTTAAGTCCCCGAACCCCGGGACAGGCGCGCCGCGCGTGGAAAAACCGACCCCCGGTCCGTTTAAAGCTGGGGGAGGCGTGGCGATGAAGGGGACGGATTGGACACTTCCAACGCCCGCTACAAAGATTCTTGAACAGCCCACCGATTTTGGAAATCCGCTCTCAAAATCCACCGCCCCTTCCACGGGCACCGGAACGGTTGAGGGCGAGAGTCAGGGATTGGGTGGTCTTGGAACAGGGGGCGAGGGGGAAGTGGACTGGGTGTACTTGACGGAACACCCGCGGTTATTAAATCGAGCGGAGTTGGTAAAAAATATTCGCCGATTTTACCCGGAGGCAGAATGGCGAGCGGGGCGTGAAGGGCGGGTGGTGGCCCATATCCATTTGAATAAGAACGGTGGGGTATCGGGAGTGGACATTGGAACCTCGGCCGGCGTTCTTTTTGATGAAGCGGCGAAAAAAGTTCTTTCCCTGGCGGCGTTTTCACCGGCTCGCGCTGGGGACCGCGCGGTGGCCGTTAAAATCAGTCTTCCCATTGATTTTCAGCTAGAAGAATAA
- a CDS encoding biopolymer transporter ExbD: protein MAASEENPEGLITGINVTPLVDVVLVLLIIFMATAPLIAKRALTVHVPRAATGERASSSLQVTLTADQKIRLESSLFDLAGLLQELKKRQAHEPELRLTVAAEEGLPYGAVVELLDTIRTSGVKRVALEVRPKARAR from the coding sequence GTGGCGGCCTCAGAAGAAAACCCGGAGGGGTTAATCACGGGCATTAACGTGACGCCGCTCGTGGACGTGGTGTTGGTTCTGCTGATTATTTTTATGGCGACAGCGCCCTTGATCGCTAAGCGGGCGCTGACCGTTCATGTGCCCCGCGCGGCCACGGGGGAACGGGCCTCCTCTTCTCTCCAGGTCACGCTCACCGCGGACCAGAAAATCCGGTTGGAATCCTCCCTGTTTGACCTCGCCGGTTTGTTGCAAGAGTTAAAAAAACGGCAAGCCCATGAACCGGAACTCCGCCTGACGGTTGCCGCGGAGGAAGGGTTGCCCTACGGCGCGGTCGTGGAATTGTTGGACACGATTCGCACTTCCGGTGTCAAACGAGTGGCTCTCGAGGTTCGTCCGAAAGCGCGGGCGCGTTAG